Proteins encoded together in one Aeromonas encheleia window:
- a CDS encoding DNA polymerase II has translation MTATQTLAPLSPPVDGFILTRHGRDVRGRTEIVMWLWSEQGPVRLVVPGQEPVFFLPERHMEEAALLFKGSGVRGRFRRLPMHTFDGSKVVGCYFSTLSAFHRAIELLLIRGLEHFEADIRLPERFLMERFITAGVRFGGKTTRKGGKQGYWEVSEARCAPQAVTPALSWVSLDVECAMDGALFSVGLYSERDARVILIGEPEAGSDEWETCIEWVADENALLGALERWFSQHDPDLVIGWNVVNFDFRLLLRRAELNGRRLRLGRGRELCFWRSSRNDPQTGNVIIPGRMVLDGIDTLKSATWQFPSFSLDAVASELLGRGKDIEDVANRGEKITELFHSDKEALARYNLEDCKLVWEIFDHCHLIAFAIERASLTGLELDRIGGSVAAFTNLYLPRLHRGGYVAPNLPADGGLASPGGYVMDSKPGLYHHVLVLDFKSLYPSIIRTFCIDPMGLVEGLQQPATAIPGFRGALFSRTRHFLPDLIATLWAARDRAKAASNKALSQAIKIIMNSFYGVLGSGGCRFYDPRLASSITLRGHGIMQQTREWIEAQGYQVIYGDTDSTFVHLNRAVSPQEADEIGRKLASMINENWISLIKREFDLPCYLEIEYETHYRRFLMPTIRGLEKGSKKRYAGLVGKQGEGEGEHLVFKGLESVRTDWTALAKQFQTRLFDLVFHDADPSGYVRTMVDETRAGQHDELLVYRKRLRQKLEEYQKNVPPHVRAARLADEENLRRGRPQRYQHRGTIAYLMTLNGPEPLEYRRSAIDYEHYIDKQLRPIADAILPFIGESFDRICGQQLDLF, from the coding sequence ATGACTGCGACTCAGACCCTAGCCCCCCTCAGCCCACCCGTAGATGGCTTCATCCTGACCCGCCATGGGCGGGATGTGCGCGGCCGCACCGAAATCGTGATGTGGCTGTGGAGCGAGCAGGGGCCGGTGCGACTGGTGGTGCCGGGGCAGGAGCCGGTGTTCTTCCTGCCGGAGCGCCACATGGAGGAGGCGGCCCTGCTGTTCAAGGGATCCGGCGTGCGGGGCCGGTTTCGCCGGCTGCCCATGCACACCTTCGACGGCAGCAAGGTGGTGGGGTGCTATTTTTCCACCCTGAGTGCCTTCCACCGCGCCATCGAGCTGCTGCTGATCCGGGGGCTCGAGCACTTCGAGGCGGATATCCGGCTGCCGGAGCGCTTCCTGATGGAGCGTTTCATCACCGCCGGGGTGCGCTTCGGCGGCAAGACGACGCGCAAGGGGGGCAAGCAGGGTTACTGGGAGGTGAGCGAGGCGCGCTGCGCGCCCCAGGCGGTGACGCCGGCGCTCTCCTGGGTGTCGCTGGACGTGGAGTGCGCCATGGACGGGGCCCTGTTCTCGGTGGGGCTCTACAGCGAACGGGACGCCAGGGTCATCCTGATCGGGGAGCCCGAAGCCGGCTCGGATGAGTGGGAGACTTGCATCGAGTGGGTGGCGGACGAAAATGCCCTGCTCGGGGCGTTGGAGCGCTGGTTCAGTCAGCACGATCCGGATCTGGTGATCGGCTGGAACGTGGTGAACTTCGACTTTCGTCTGCTGCTGCGCCGGGCCGAGCTCAACGGGCGGCGACTGCGGCTGGGGCGGGGGCGCGAACTCTGCTTCTGGCGCTCGTCGCGCAACGATCCCCAGACCGGCAACGTCATCATCCCGGGCCGCATGGTGCTGGATGGCATCGACACCCTGAAGAGCGCCACCTGGCAGTTTCCCAGCTTCAGCCTGGATGCGGTGGCGAGCGAGCTGCTCGGCCGCGGCAAGGACATCGAGGATGTGGCGAACCGGGGGGAGAAGATCACCGAGCTGTTCCACTCCGACAAGGAGGCGCTGGCCCGCTACAACCTGGAGGACTGCAAGCTGGTGTGGGAGATCTTCGATCACTGCCACCTCATTGCCTTCGCCATCGAGCGTGCCTCCCTCACCGGGCTGGAGCTGGACAGGATCGGCGGTTCGGTGGCGGCCTTCACCAATCTCTACCTGCCGAGGCTCCACCGCGGTGGCTACGTGGCGCCCAATCTACCTGCCGATGGCGGCCTGGCGAGCCCGGGCGGCTATGTGATGGACTCCAAACCCGGCCTCTATCACCATGTGCTGGTGCTCGACTTCAAGAGCCTCTATCCCAGCATCATCCGCACCTTCTGCATCGATCCCATGGGGTTGGTGGAGGGGTTGCAGCAGCCCGCTACCGCCATCCCCGGCTTTCGCGGCGCGCTCTTCTCCCGCACCCGCCACTTTTTGCCGGATCTCATCGCCACCCTGTGGGCGGCGCGGGACAGGGCCAAGGCGGCCAGCAACAAGGCGCTCTCCCAGGCCATCAAGATCATCATGAACTCCTTCTACGGGGTGCTGGGCTCGGGGGGCTGCCGATTCTACGATCCCCGCCTGGCCTCCTCCATCACCCTGCGCGGCCACGGCATCATGCAGCAGACCCGGGAGTGGATCGAGGCGCAGGGCTATCAGGTGATCTATGGCGACACCGACTCGACTTTCGTCCACCTCAACCGGGCGGTCAGCCCGCAAGAGGCGGACGAGATCGGCCGCAAGCTGGCCAGCATGATCAACGAGAACTGGATAAGTCTGATCAAGCGCGAGTTCGACTTGCCCTGCTATCTCGAGATCGAATACGAGACCCACTACCGCCGCTTCCTGATGCCCACCATCCGCGGGCTGGAGAAGGGTAGCAAGAAGCGATACGCCGGGCTGGTTGGCAAACAGGGGGAGGGAGAGGGGGAGCATCTGGTGTTCAAGGGGCTGGAATCGGTGCGCACCGACTGGACCGCGCTGGCCAAGCAGTTCCAGACCCGGCTCTTCGATCTGGTGTTTCACGATGCCGATCCCAGCGGCTATGTGCGCACCATGGTGGACGAGACCCGGGCCGGTCAGCACGACGAACTGCTGGTCTATCGCAAGCGGCTGCGCCAGAAGCTCGAGGAGTATCAGAAGAACGTGCCGCCCCACGTGCGGGCCGCGCGGCTGGCGGATGAGGAGAACCTGCGCCGCGGCCGGCCCCAGCGTTACCAGCACAGGGGCACCATCGCCTATCTGATGACCCTCAATGGACCCGAGCCGCTGGAGTACAGACGCAGCGCCATCGACTACGAGCACTACATCGACAAGCAGCTGCGGCCCATCGCCGACGCCATCCTGCCCTTCATCGGCGAGTCGTTCGATCGGATCTGCGGCCAGCAGCTGGATCTCTTCTAG